The Candidatus Bathyanammoxibius amoris genome includes a window with the following:
- a CDS encoding NifU family protein: MIDTEKVKQVLEEIRPALQADGGDIDFVGIEDNVVKVKLMGACGTCPSALVTLKMGVEARLKEEIPEVECVEAV, translated from the coding sequence ATGATTGATACCGAAAAAGTAAAACAAGTTCTCGAAGAGATAAGACCTGCACTGCAGGCTGACGGCGGTGATATAGATTTTGTCGGCATAGAAGACAACGTGGTAAAGGTAAAGCTGATGGGAGCCTGTGGAACCTGTCCCAGTGCATTAGTAACGCTCAAGATGGGCGTCGAGGCCAGATTAAAAGAAGAGATACCGGAGGTGGAGTGCGTGGAGGCCGTGTAG
- a CDS encoding aminotransferase class V-fold PLP-dependent enzyme: MIYLDNAATSFPKPEQVYLATDEFFRHRAANPGRAGYRLSMEAEREVEGARKLLADLFGVKEPERLVFTLNATDAINMALKGLLKEGDHVITSNLEHNSVTRPLYGLEKRGIISVTRVEASAEGVIDPGAVKEAILPQTRLIVITHASNVLGTIQPIKAIGRLAREKGLIVMIDAAQSAGVWPINVADDAVDLLAFTGHKGLLGPPGTGGLYVGERVEISAWREGGTGFDSESPIHPGELPFRLEGGTPNFLGIVGLKAGVEFIGETGIDNIMRHGQELLTQILNGLEGNDGFILYGPGGSKDRLPIAALNIKNLEPSVTGGILDETYGIAARSGLHCAPFIHRYIGSFPQGAVRISPGYFNTKDDIVQLLSALKEISSSAKTTVQ; encoded by the coding sequence ATGATATACCTCGACAACGCGGCCACGAGTTTCCCGAAACCGGAGCAGGTATACCTCGCGACTGACGAGTTTTTTCGCCACAGGGCCGCAAACCCCGGCAGGGCGGGTTACAGGCTTTCCATGGAGGCCGAACGCGAGGTGGAAGGGGCGCGAAAGCTCCTGGCCGACCTCTTTGGCGTGAAAGAGCCGGAGAGGCTCGTGTTCACGCTTAACGCCACAGACGCCATCAACATGGCCCTCAAAGGTCTCCTAAAGGAGGGCGACCATGTCATCACCTCCAACCTGGAGCACAATTCGGTCACGAGACCCCTGTACGGTCTGGAGAAAAGAGGGATTATATCCGTAACGAGGGTGGAGGCCTCAGCGGAAGGTGTTATCGATCCCGGTGCCGTCAAAGAGGCCATACTCCCGCAAACACGGCTCATCGTAATAACACATGCCTCGAACGTCCTTGGGACCATACAGCCCATAAAAGCAATCGGCAGGCTGGCCAGAGAGAAGGGGCTTATCGTCATGATAGATGCCGCACAGTCGGCGGGTGTCTGGCCCATTAACGTAGCGGACGATGCCGTAGACCTCCTGGCCTTCACCGGGCATAAAGGGCTTCTCGGCCCGCCGGGCACGGGTGGACTGTATGTCGGGGAGAGGGTGGAAATCTCGGCGTGGAGAGAGGGAGGAACGGGCTTTGATTCGGAATCACCCATACATCCGGGGGAATTGCCGTTCAGGCTGGAAGGTGGTACGCCAAACTTCCTGGGCATAGTGGGACTAAAGGCAGGCGTCGAATTTATCGGGGAAACGGGTATCGACAATATAATGCGTCACGGGCAGGAGCTTTTGACACAAATCCTCAACGGCCTTGAGGGGAACGACGGGTTTATCCTGTACGGGCCCGGAGGGAGTAAAGACAGGCTGCCCATCGCCGCCCTGAATATCAAAAATCTTGAACCGTCCGTGACCGGCGGCATCCTGGACGAGACCTACGGCATCGCCGCCCGCTCCGGGCTCCACTGCGCGCCGTTTATACACAGGTATATAGGGTCATTCCCCCAGGGTGCCGTGCGCATAAGCCCCGGCTATTTCAATACCAAAGACGATATAGTACAATTACTCTCAGCCCTCAAGGAGATATCAAGTTCGGCCAAGACAACTGTCCAGTAG
- a CDS encoding DUF1858 domain-containing protein, giving the protein MDKPPITKKSSLGDVINNYPETEEVFKKYFGSGCFTCPGSKMEDIAFGAMMHNMDPEIIVKELNEAIEKAAKN; this is encoded by the coding sequence ATGGACAAACCCCCTATTACGAAAAAGTCTAGTCTGGGTGATGTCATCAACAACTACCCGGAAACCGAAGAAGTGTTTAAGAAATACTTTGGTTCGGGCTGCTTCACCTGTCCCGGCTCCAAGATGGAAGACATTGCCTTCGGGGCCATGATGCACAACATGGACCCTGAAATAATCGTGAAGGAGCTTAATGAGGCCATCGAAAAGGCAGCGAAAAACTAG
- a CDS encoding ThiF family adenylyltransferase: MINRYSRQILFQPIGVEGQKRLSRSCALVIGCGATGSASAGTLARAGVGRLRIVDRDFLEETNLQRQSLFDEEDLKTGLPKAALAEKSLGRINSSIKIEGVVADANPSNIETLAAGADVILDCTDNFETRYLINDYAVKTRTPWVYAACVGSQGMLINIIPGETPCLRCLLESRPPVGTTPTCETAGILGPTAQLISSIQANEALKILTGHRESLIKDLLKVDTWTWTLQRLDLSDARQDECPACGLGRYDFLHVRSGVMTTTLCGNNAVQIVPPNGMRVKLEELASRLNGLGELGEVTQNPFLLRFRLRHKDIAIAVFPDGRAIIQGTKEPALAKDLYSKYIGM; encoded by the coding sequence TTGATAAATAGATATTCACGTCAGATCCTCTTCCAGCCCATCGGCGTGGAAGGCCAAAAAAGGCTTTCGAGGAGCTGCGCCCTGGTAATTGGCTGCGGCGCCACCGGCAGCGCATCGGCCGGTACGCTGGCAAGGGCCGGGGTGGGACGGCTTAGAATCGTTGACAGGGACTTCCTTGAGGAAACAAACCTGCAGAGGCAATCCCTGTTCGACGAAGAAGACCTGAAAACGGGCCTCCCAAAGGCAGCGCTGGCAGAAAAGAGTTTAGGTAGGATAAACTCCTCTATAAAGATTGAAGGAGTGGTTGCCGACGCAAACCCCTCCAACATAGAGACCCTTGCCGCGGGCGCCGACGTTATCCTTGACTGTACGGACAATTTTGAGACCCGGTACCTCATAAACGACTACGCCGTCAAGACGCGCACGCCCTGGGTCTACGCCGCGTGCGTTGGAAGCCAGGGGATGCTGATTAATATCATACCGGGAGAAACACCGTGCCTGAGATGTCTCCTTGAGTCCAGACCCCCTGTCGGCACCACCCCTACCTGTGAGACGGCCGGCATCCTGGGCCCAACCGCTCAACTCATAAGTTCCATCCAGGCCAACGAGGCCCTCAAGATATTAACCGGCCACCGGGAATCCCTGATAAAAGACCTGCTGAAAGTGGACACATGGACATGGACGCTGCAGAGACTGGACCTCTCAGACGCCAGGCAGGACGAATGTCCCGCCTGCGGGCTGGGCAGATATGACTTCCTCCACGTACGCTCAGGCGTAATGACTACCACCCTATGCGGCAACAATGCCGTACAGATAGTCCCCCCGAACGGCATGAGGGTCAAGCTTGAAGAACTGGCGTCACGCCTGAACGGTCTCGGTGAACTTGGCGAAGTAACACAAAACCCGTTCCTCCTCAGATTCAGATTACGGCACAAGGACATCGCTATAGCCGTATTCCCCGACGGCAGGGCGATTATCCAGGGCACAAAAGAACCTGCACTGGCAAAGGACCTTTACTCCAAATATATTGGTATGTAA
- a CDS encoding L-2-amino-thiazoline-4-carboxylic acid hydrolase, translating into MSLVLGPIHHWMHKKIKVSEAREKAIVQGLKDKYGPDADALLADVYKTYPESHNDDKPLEEILEDQPIHSGIQGLIDNVETREAAVITAFYNKYGDEAKDVASQAAYKCGQSCGQKAAEEKGLGGDDKTPGKAFELLLDNYCDGMPCDRGAQVMDETEKKIVWDHTTCIHGKYWEAVNAPAKAVCDILISWTSGFGNGMNSSIKHSRRKCVAHGDQTCESSFELG; encoded by the coding sequence ATGAGTTTAGTTCTGGGACCCATCCATCACTGGATGCACAAGAAGATCAAAGTCTCCGAGGCCAGGGAGAAGGCCATCGTTCAGGGTCTAAAAGACAAGTACGGGCCGGACGCCGATGCCTTACTGGCAGACGTCTACAAAACTTACCCTGAATCGCATAACGATGACAAGCCCCTGGAGGAGATACTGGAAGACCAGCCCATCCATTCCGGAATACAAGGACTGATAGATAACGTGGAGACCCGCGAAGCGGCCGTTATCACCGCCTTTTACAATAAATACGGTGACGAGGCCAAGGACGTGGCGTCTCAGGCCGCGTATAAATGCGGCCAGAGCTGCGGCCAAAAGGCCGCGGAGGAGAAGGGACTGGGTGGCGACGATAAAACACCGGGGAAGGCCTTTGAGCTCTTACTCGACAATTACTGCGATGGTATGCCGTGCGACAGAGGCGCGCAGGTAATGGATGAGACGGAGAAGAAAATCGTCTGGGACCACACTACCTGCATTCACGGCAAGTATTGGGAGGCCGTTAACGCACCTGCCAAGGCCGTATGCGACATCCTGATATCCTGGACATCGGGCTTTGGAAACGGCATGAATTCTTCCATCAAGCACTCCAGAAGAAAGTGCGTCGCACACGGCGACCAGACCTGTGAGAGCTCTTTTGAATTAGGCTAA
- the hemA gene encoding glutamyl-tRNA reductase: MNLLVVGLNHKKAPIDVREQLAFSPSRVTEALEILHNKYPSCEAVILSTCNRVELYVCSPDGSLDEKAVLGFLSEFHGIDTDKFRDYMYCYDGADLVKHLFHVSSSLDSMVVGESQILSQVKEAYMAATSCEVVGKTTHRLFQQAIAVGKDIRSNSCISQGRVSISSVAVEFAEKIFQDFSDKTIFIIGAGEMAELVLKSLVDQGTRTVMVSNRNYDRAVGLAGEYGGSAVRFDDLAKELSKADIVISSTAAPHYVLHPDHVRKAMTLRKGNPMFFVDIAVPRDINPEVGRLDNVYLYNIDDLQSVVERNVDDRGREMEKCTAMVEEEVDRFIAWLEEMKIGPAIANLREHFHTVGKEELNRLRTKLGDVDDDQWREVVYTMERTLNKLLHEPAKVGKQEAKNGGGHRYVETIKKLFGIRHPDQTSPTAGQRYDNDR, encoded by the coding sequence ATGAATTTGCTGGTCGTTGGGCTAAACCATAAGAAAGCGCCAATCGACGTAAGGGAACAGCTGGCCTTCAGCCCGTCCAGGGTCACTGAGGCCCTTGAAATATTGCATAATAAATATCCTTCCTGTGAGGCAGTGATACTCTCGACCTGTAACAGGGTTGAGTTATACGTCTGCTCCCCGGACGGTTCTCTGGATGAAAAGGCCGTGTTGGGTTTTCTGTCTGAATTTCACGGCATAGATACGGATAAGTTCAGGGACTATATGTACTGTTACGACGGTGCCGATCTTGTAAAGCATCTCTTTCACGTCTCTTCAAGCCTCGATTCCATGGTGGTGGGCGAGTCACAGATACTTAGCCAGGTGAAAGAGGCCTACATGGCGGCGACCTCGTGTGAAGTTGTAGGAAAGACCACGCATCGGCTCTTCCAGCAGGCCATCGCCGTTGGCAAGGACATCCGTTCCAATAGCTGCATCTCTCAGGGGAGGGTCTCGATAAGTTCCGTAGCGGTGGAGTTTGCGGAAAAAATCTTCCAGGACTTCTCCGATAAAACCATATTCATCATAGGCGCGGGAGAGATGGCGGAACTTGTGCTCAAGTCACTTGTGGATCAGGGTACGAGGACGGTCATGGTATCTAACAGGAATTACGACAGGGCGGTTGGCCTTGCCGGTGAATATGGAGGCAGTGCGGTACGCTTTGACGACCTGGCGAAGGAATTAAGTAAGGCGGACATAGTAATAAGCTCTACCGCCGCGCCCCACTACGTGCTTCACCCTGACCACGTGAGAAAGGCTATGACCTTGCGCAAAGGCAACCCCATGTTCTTTGTGGACATTGCCGTGCCGAGGGATATAAACCCGGAGGTCGGAAGACTGGACAATGTCTACCTCTACAATATCGACGACCTGCAATCCGTGGTGGAGAGGAACGTGGATGACAGGGGGAGAGAGATGGAGAAGTGTACTGCGATGGTGGAAGAAGAGGTAGACCGGTTCATTGCCTGGCTGGAAGAGATGAAAATAGGCCCCGCGATTGCAAACCTAAGGGAACACTTCCACACGGTCGGCAAGGAAGAGCTGAACAGGCTGAGAACAAAACTTGGAGATGTAGATGACGACCAGTGGCGCGAGGTGGTCTACACAATGGAGAGGACGCTGAATAAGCTCTTGCACGAGCCGGCTAAGGTGGGCAAGCAGGAGGCCAAGAACGGCGGCGGGCACAGGTACGTGGAAACCATCAAGAAGCTCTTCGGTATACGCCACCCGGACCAAACCAGTCCGACGGCAGGGCAACGTTATGATAATGACAGGTAG
- a CDS encoding cytochrome c biogenesis protein, producing the protein MNLGVLYNPFTIVALLYLLSGVWEIGRLTRPDRYSKQWAEGLPIAAFLLHTVLIIFLTAKAGNLPTANLHQSVILMIWCVVGVFMAVEYVYKVPSMGAFLFPFVTVLSVCAIVLQGYPLVASPNLSRFWLVAHIIPMFMGYAAFTLTFIFSVMYLTQQRQLKHKFFGPVFHGLPSLERLDNMMWKTLTLGFPLLTVGLVLGAFWMRYSNVLGPQWYLDSKVVMGLVTWLFYAALLHLRVGVSMHGNKVAGLTIAAFILVLFTFLGTFILGAKHGYQRVSGDDSRIILEQFEGKR; encoded by the coding sequence ATGAACCTAGGGGTGTTATACAACCCTTTTACAATAGTAGCGCTTCTGTACCTCCTCTCCGGCGTCTGGGAGATAGGCCGCCTTACAAGACCCGACAGGTACAGCAAGCAATGGGCCGAGGGTCTGCCCATCGCCGCGTTTCTGCTGCATACCGTCCTCATTATCTTCCTTACGGCAAAGGCCGGCAATCTACCCACGGCCAATCTCCACCAATCCGTCATCTTAATGATATGGTGTGTGGTCGGGGTGTTTATGGCGGTGGAGTATGTATACAAAGTGCCCTCGATGGGGGCCTTCTTGTTCCCCTTTGTGACGGTCTTGAGTGTCTGCGCAATAGTCCTGCAGGGGTATCCCCTTGTTGCGTCGCCAAATCTCAGCAGGTTCTGGCTGGTCGCCCATATCATCCCTATGTTTATGGGTTACGCGGCCTTTACCCTTACCTTTATCTTCAGCGTCATGTATCTGACCCAGCAGAGGCAGTTGAAGCACAAGTTCTTCGGGCCGGTGTTTCACGGTCTGCCTTCGCTTGAAAGACTGGACAACATGATGTGGAAGACGCTCACCCTGGGTTTCCCTTTGCTTACCGTGGGGTTGGTGCTCGGGGCCTTCTGGATGAGGTATTCTAATGTCCTTGGGCCGCAGTGGTATCTCGACTCCAAGGTGGTGATGGGGTTGGTGACCTGGCTCTTTTACGCGGCCCTGTTACACCTTAGAGTCGGCGTTTCCATGCACGGCAACAAGGTGGCCGGTCTTACCATTGCTGCGTTTATACTGGTGCTTTTTACGTTCCTGGGCACGTTTATTCTGGGAGCCAAGCACGGCTATCAAAGGGTTTCAGGCGATGACTCGCGGATTATCTTGGAACAATTTGAGGGTAAACGATGA
- a CDS encoding DUF1269 domain-containing protein — translation MKGLFLAMCLILATLSGGCISAQQSTGVGTMAGGGIGAGIGMAFGNPALGALIGAGIGALGGALAQDHIEKKRMKKETEELEKQLMEGREAQAKASPDKASASDGKTFVEGHYEHEMKKKWVDTSKKERVWVEEKMEGERRVEGHYEERVVTSGYWDMYEEETWVPDHYE, via the coding sequence ATGAAGGGCCTGTTTCTAGCGATGTGCCTGATACTTGCGACGTTATCTGGCGGGTGCATATCCGCGCAGCAGAGCACGGGTGTGGGGACTATGGCGGGCGGCGGCATCGGCGCCGGGATCGGGATGGCGTTTGGCAATCCGGCGCTTGGCGCGCTGATTGGCGCGGGCATCGGCGCCCTTGGAGGCGCGCTGGCACAAGACCACATTGAAAAAAAGAGGATGAAGAAGGAGACCGAAGAGCTGGAAAAGCAGTTGATGGAGGGGAGGGAAGCACAGGCGAAAGCGTCCCCGGATAAAGCATCAGCCTCCGACGGAAAGACATTTGTCGAAGGGCATTACGAACACGAGATGAAAAAGAAATGGGTTGATACCTCTAAAAAGGAACGTGTCTGGGTGGAAGAGAAGATGGAAGGGGAGCGCCGGGTCGAGGGGCATTATGAGGAGAGGGTGGTGACCTCCGGATACTGGGACATGTATGAAGAGGAAACCTGGGTCCCCGACCATTATGAATAA